TCGAGTCGGAAATGCCGATCGAGTAGTTCCCGCTGCCATCGAACTTCTGCGAGACACCGCGGAAGTCGCGGATGTTCGGCAGGGCGATGTTGATGAAACGCAGGAGGAAGTCGTACATCTTGCTGCCACGCAGAGTGACGGCGACGCCGTTGGGCATGCCTTCGCGCAGCTTGAAGTTCGACACGCTCTTGCGGGCCTTCGTGACGACGGCCTGCTGGCCGGCGATGGAGGTGATCTCCTTCTGGACTTCGGCCACCCAGTTCTTGTCGCGGGAGGCGTTCAGGCCGGAGTTGATGACGACCTTCTCCACCTTCGGTACCTGATGCACATTCTTATAGCCGAGGCTCTTGAGCAATTCGGGGACGACGGTGTCGAGATAGGCCTTCTTAAGGGTCGGGACGTATGCGGTATTTTGCATGACTATGGGTCTCCTTGGCGGCACTAGGCGCTCTTGCGGCTGTCGTAACGGTCAGCCTTCATGACGTTTGAGTAGTGGACGGAGCCTTCGCGCTCGACGATACCCGCATCCGGGTCGTTTTCCTTGGTCGCCTTGCGATGGCGCTTGACCATGTTCACGCCCTCAATGACGACGCGTTCCTGTTCGCGCAGCACTTCGAGGACCTTGCCGCGCTGCCCCTTATGGGCGCCGGCGATGACGACGACTTCGTCTCCACGTTTGATTTTGTACTTCATCTTCGTGTGTGGTGCCGGGGGTTAGAGGACTTCCGGAGCGAGGGAAATGATCTTCATGAACTTCTTCGAACGAAGCTCACGGGCGACCGGCCCGAAGATACGAGTCCCCTTGGGGTTGCCGTTGGCGTCAATGATGACGCACGCATTCGTGTCGAAGCGCAGGTAGCTGCCATCCGCACGGCGGATCGGCGCCTTGGTGCGCACTACCACGGCCTTGGCGACCGTGCCCTTTTTGACCGAGGCTTCCGGGGTGCTGTCCTTGATCGTGACGACGATCGTATCGCCCACCGAAGCGGTCTTTTTACTCTGGCCGAGTCGCCGGATCATCATGGCCTCTTTGGCCCCGGTGTTGTCGGCGACTTCCAGTCTGCTTTCTTGCTGAATCATTGCGGGTTCCGTTTAAATTGTGAAGTGTTAAATCGGCTTCCGGCTGTAGGGGGCTGAAGCCCTTAGCCGATGCTCCCGACGACGGGGGCCTTTTCGAGTACCTTGACCACACGCCAGCGCTTGAGCTTGCTCAGCGGGCGGGTTTCCATGATCTCCACCTTGTCACCGATGTTACACTCATTCTTTTCATCATGAGCGTGAACGACGGTCTTGCGCTTAACCTCCTTGCGGTACAGCGGGTGGGCAATCTTGTAGAAGAAGGTGACCTTGATGGACTTGTCGCCGGTACGGCTGGTGACAACACCAACGAGGTCCTTGCGGTTATTGCGTGTGCTCTCTTCGGACATGGTCGTATGAAAAGGGGTTAGGCAGTGGCGGTGGATTTGGCCTTCAGGAAGGTCTCCAGCCGGGCGATGTCGCGGCGCAGGGTGCGTAGCTCGCTGGGCTTTTCAACCTGTCCGGCCTGCTTGCGCACGCGCAACTCGACGAGCTCCTGGCGTGTGTCACGGAGCTTCTTTTTGATCTCGTCGATGCTCAATTCGCGTATTTCTGCGGGTTTCATGGGAAAATGGTGTTTAACCGGATGTTGCTGGGTTAGTACTGTTCGAGCTCTTCGCGGCTGAGGAAGCGGCAGCGGAAAGGTAGCTTGCCGTCGGCCAGGCGCATGGCCTCGCGGGCGAGAGTCTGGCTGGTGCCGCCGACTTCAAAGAGGACGGTACCGGGCTTGACCACGGCGCACCAGTACTCGACGGAGCCCTTACCCTTACCCTGGCGGGTTTCGGCGGGCTTCTTGGTCACCGGCTTGTGCGGGAACACGCGCAGCCACATCTTGCCTTTACGCTTGAGGTGGCGGTTGATGGCCACACGGGCGGCTTCGAGCTGCGAGGCGGTCATCTTGCCCCGCTCGAGGGACTGGATGCCGAATTCGCCGAAAGCGAGCGTATCACAGCCCTTGGCGTTGCCACGAATGCGGCCCTTGTGGACCTTGCGGTATTTGGTTTTGGAGGGAAGGAGCTTGGCCATGACGAATGATGCTTAGAGGGTATCCACGCCCATGGGGTTACAGATCCAGCACTTGATGCCGATCTTCCCGTAGACGGTGTCGGCTTCGGTGAAGCCGTAGTCGATGTTTTCACGGAGCGTGTGCAAGGGCACGCGGCCCATGCGCTGCTGCTCGGTGCGGGCGATTTCCGCGCCCATCAGACGGCCCGAGCACTGGATACGGATACCTTCGGCACCCATGCTCATGGTGGTCTGGATCGCCTTCTTCATGGCGCGGCGGAAAGAGATGCGGCGCTCGAGCTGGAGAGCGACGTTTTCGGCCACGAGTTGGGCGACCACGTCAGGCTTCTTGATCTCCTGAATGTCGAGCATGATGTCGCGGCCGGTGAGCTTCTGGAGCTCGTCCTTGAGCTTTTCCAGTTCGCTGCCCTTGCGGCCGATGACGATCCCGGGACGGGCGGTGAAGAGCTTGATACGGACCTTGGGGCCGGCACGCTCGATGAACACGCGCGGCACCGCTGCGTACTTCATCTTCTTCTTGAGGAACTGGCGGATCTTCTGGTCCTCGGCGACATAGGCCGGGAAGCTCTTCTTGTCCGCGTACCAGCGTGAATCCCAGTTACGGCGGACACTGAGGCGGAAACCGATCGGATTGACTTTTTGTCCCATGATTATTGCTCTTTAGAATTGGCCGCGGGCGAAGCCACTTCGTCCGTCAGGACGATGCGAATGTGGCTGGTGCGCTTGCGAATGGGGTGTGCGGAACCGCGACCCACCGGACGGAAACGCTTGAAGGCCGGGCCTTCTTCCACCAGGCAGCGCTTCACGATCAGGTCGTCGGAGGAAAGGTTGTTGTTGTTTTCCGCGTTAGCGATGGCGCTGGTCAGCGTCTTGGCGATGAGCCGGGCGGATTTACGCGGGATGAAGCGAAGCAGATCGAGCGCTTCGGCCGCGGGGCGTCCCTGTACCTGACGGGCCACTTCGCGGACCTTCTTCGGGGACATGCGGGTGTACTTGGTTAGAGCCTGAACTTCCATGCTGGTTGCAATTTAAATATTAATCGTCTTGATGCTGACGCCGTCGCCGGAGCGGATGGCTTCGCCGGATTCGAGGTTGAGGATGAGGCCGGCGGCGCGGTTACCGCGCACATCGACCAGGATCAGGTCGGCCACGTTCTGTCCCGAGCGGCTCACCTGGCAAACCATGCCGAGGCGAAACCCCTGATCCAGACCGTTGTTGAGGATGACCACATCGGTGACGCTGGTCTGCGCCACCCCGAAGACCGTCGTGCGGCCCGTCGGGTAAATCGAATTTTCGACAAACAAGGGGCGTTCGGCAACGGCCTTGGCCGGTGCGTCAGCACTCCCCTGCTCCACGGCGGCGTCCTGCGCGCGGCTCACCGCACTCCCGGCCATCAGCAGGGAGAAAAGAGCGATGAGTTGTGCGCGCTTGAACATGTGTGGATGACTACTTCTTGGTGTGCGGCTGGTGTCCCTTGAAGCTGCGGGTCGGAGCGAACTCGCCGAGCTTGTGGCCAACCATGTTTTCGGTCACGTGGACGGGGATGAAGCCTTTGCCATTGTGAACGTTGATGTTGAGGCCGACAAAGTCCGGGGTGATGGTGGAGCGGCGTGACCAGGTCTGGAAAGGCTTGTGTGTGCCTTCGGCCTGGGCCTTTTCCACTTTATCCATCAGCTTCGGATCGACGAAGAAGCCTTTCTTGATTGAACGTGCCATATCGTAAAAATCGTTGTCGGGTTACTTGCGCTTGAACTTCTTGCCGTTGCGACGGACAAGGATCATGGAGTTCGAGGGCTTGGACTTGGTGCGGGTCGGGAAGCCCTTCGAGAGCTGGCCCCAAGGCGAAACAGGATGGCCACCACCGGAGGTCTTGGCTTCACCACCACCCATCGGGTGATCGACAGGGTTCATAGCGACACCACGGACGCGGGGGCGCTTGCCCTTCCAGCGGTTACGACCGGCCTTACCGATGCTGACACTTTCGTGCTCCTCGTTACCGACGCGACCGACAGTGGCGCGGCAATCAGAGTGGACCATGCGGATTTCTCCGGAGGGCAGCTTGATCGTGGCACGCTTGCCTTCGATCGAAATGAGCGAGGCGGACTGACCGGCGGAACGAGCGATCTGGGCTCCGCGACCGGGCTGCATCTCGATCGCGTGGATCGTGGTGGCCGGCGGGATCATCTTGAGCGGCACGCACAGGCCGGGCGTGAATTCCTCGACCGGGCTGTTGGTGCTCAGCAGCTTGTCGCCTACCTTCAGCCCGCGTGGGCAAAGGATGTAGCGCTTTTCGCCGTCCTCAAACTTGAGCAGGGCAATGTTCGCGCTGCGGTTCGGGTCGTACTCGATGGAGACAATCTCAGCCGGGATGTCCAGCTTGTCACGACGGAAGTCGATGATACGGTAAAGGCGCTTGTGGCCACCTCCGCGACGGCGAGAAGTGATGCGGCCGTAGTTGTTACGGCCCTTCTTGCGGTGACGCGAGACGGTGAGGCTCTTTTCCGGATTGTTCTTGGCGAGTTCCTGGCGGCTTTTGCTATGAAAGCGCTGTGAGGGTGTAATGGGTTTGGTCTTTACAATGGCCATGGCTTTCGCGGCTGAAAAGGTTAGACGGTCTCGATGGATTCACCCTGCTGAAGGGTGACGATGGCTTTCTTCATGTCGGGGGTCTTGCCGTACTGGCCGCGAACGGTGCGGCTGCGCTTGTTCTTGCCCTTGACAGTGAAGATGTTCACGCGGGCGACCTTGACGTTGTAGAGCTTCTCTACGGCCTCGGCCACATCGGTGCGTTTGGATTGCGGATACACCTCGAAGACGTGCTGATTCAGGTTCGCTTCGAGCTGGGCGGACTTCTCGGTCACGCGCTTTTCCTTGATGACTTTATCGGGTGAAATCATGGCTTGAGTTCCTTAGCGTTGGTTGGCGCGTTCGAGGATGCGGTTAAAGCCTTCTTCGCTGGCGACGATCTTGTCGAAGCGCATCAGGTCCCAGGCGTTGATCGAGTCAGCGTCCACAATGTAGACGCGGTCGATATTACGCGCAGCCAGAGCGGCGTTGTCGTTGAACTCGCTGTCAACGATGAGCACCTTGCCCTTGGGCTGGATCTTGCCGATGAGGCTGTTGAAGAGCTTGGTCTTGGGCTGCTCGACTTCGAACTTTTCGATCAGGTCGAGGCCGCCTTCGGAAGCCTTGTTGAACAGAGCGCGCTTGAACGCGAGGGTCTTGACACGCTTGTTGATGTGCTTCGACCAGTCGCGGACCTTCGGGCCGTGGGCGACGCCACCACCGACGAAGATCGGAGCGCCGCGGTCGCCGTGACGGGCGTTACCGGTGCCCTTCTGGCGGTAGACCTTCTTGCCGGTGCGGTTAACATCGGAGCGGGTCTTCGCCTTGGCGGTGCCCTGACGGTTGTTGGCCTGGTAGGCCACGATCACGTCCTTGAGCGCCTGGAGGCCCTTGTTGCCTTCGAACGCCGGGAAGTTGTCAAAATCCTTCTCCGTGCTGGAGGAA
This DNA window, taken from Ruficoccus amylovorans, encodes the following:
- the rplE gene encoding 50S ribosomal protein L5 yields the protein MQNTAYVPTLKKAYLDTVVPELLKSLGYKNVHQVPKVEKVVINSGLNASRDKNWVAEVQKEITSIAGQQAVVTKARKSVSNFKLREGMPNGVAVTLRGSKMYDFLLRFINIALPNIRDFRGVSQKFDGSGNYSIGISDSTIFPEISHDTSGRESIGMDITIVTSASSDKEGRELLKLLGMPFRKPSSQTAAATAN
- the rplX gene encoding 50S ribosomal protein L24; the protein is MKYKIKRGDEVVVIAGAHKGQRGKVLEVLREQERVVIEGVNMVKRHRKATKENDPDAGIVEREGSVHYSNVMKADRYDSRKSA
- the rplN gene encoding 50S ribosomal protein L14; this translates as MIQQESRLEVADNTGAKEAMMIRRLGQSKKTASVGDTIVVTIKDSTPEASVKKGTVAKAVVVRTKAPIRRADGSYLRFDTNACVIIDANGNPKGTRIFGPVARELRSKKFMKIISLAPEVL
- the rpsQ gene encoding 30S ribosomal protein S17 gives rise to the protein MSEESTRNNRKDLVGVVTSRTGDKSIKVTFFYKIAHPLYRKEVKRKTVVHAHDEKNECNIGDKVEIMETRPLSKLKRWRVVKVLEKAPVVGSIG
- the rpmC gene encoding 50S ribosomal protein L29 codes for the protein MKPAEIRELSIDEIKKKLRDTRQELVELRVRKQAGQVEKPSELRTLRRDIARLETFLKAKSTATA
- the rplP gene encoding 50S ribosomal protein L16, whose product is MAKLLPSKTKYRKVHKGRIRGNAKGCDTLAFGEFGIQSLERGKMTASQLEAARVAINRHLKRKGKMWLRVFPHKPVTKKPAETRQGKGKGSVEYWCAVVKPGTVLFEVGGTSQTLAREAMRLADGKLPFRCRFLSREELEQY
- the rpsC gene encoding 30S ribosomal protein S3 — its product is MGQKVNPIGFRLSVRRNWDSRWYADKKSFPAYVAEDQKIRQFLKKKMKYAAVPRVFIERAGPKVRIKLFTARPGIVIGRKGSELEKLKDELQKLTGRDIMLDIQEIKKPDVVAQLVAENVALQLERRISFRRAMKKAIQTTMSMGAEGIRIQCSGRLMGAEIARTEQQRMGRVPLHTLRENIDYGFTEADTVYGKIGIKCWICNPMGVDTL
- the rplV gene encoding 50S ribosomal protein L22 → MEVQALTKYTRMSPKKVREVARQVQGRPAAEALDLLRFIPRKSARLIAKTLTSAIANAENNNNLSSDDLIVKRCLVEEGPAFKRFRPVGRGSAHPIRKRTSHIRIVLTDEVASPAANSKEQ
- the rpsS gene encoding 30S ribosomal protein S19, which produces MARSIKKGFFVDPKLMDKVEKAQAEGTHKPFQTWSRRSTITPDFVGLNINVHNGKGFIPVHVTENMVGHKLGEFAPTRSFKGHQPHTKK
- the rplB gene encoding 50S ribosomal protein L2, coding for MAIVKTKPITPSQRFHSKSRQELAKNNPEKSLTVSRHRKKGRNNYGRITSRRRGGGHKRLYRIIDFRRDKLDIPAEIVSIEYDPNRSANIALLKFEDGEKRYILCPRGLKVGDKLLSTNSPVEEFTPGLCVPLKMIPPATTIHAIEMQPGRGAQIARSAGQSASLISIEGKRATIKLPSGEIRMVHSDCRATVGRVGNEEHESVSIGKAGRNRWKGKRPRVRGVAMNPVDHPMGGGEAKTSGGGHPVSPWGQLSKGFPTRTKSKPSNSMILVRRNGKKFKRK
- the rplW gene encoding 50S ribosomal protein L23, yielding MISPDKVIKEKRVTEKSAQLEANLNQHVFEVYPQSKRTDVAEAVEKLYNVKVARVNIFTVKGKNKRSRTVRGQYGKTPDMKKAIVTLQQGESIETV
- the rplD gene encoding 50S ribosomal protein L4, with amino-acid sequence MKFKVYSADASSSTEKDFDNFPAFEGNKGLQALKDVIVAYQANNRQGTAKAKTRSDVNRTGKKVYRQKGTGNARHGDRGAPIFVGGGVAHGPKVRDWSKHINKRVKTLAFKRALFNKASEGGLDLIEKFEVEQPKTKLFNSLIGKIQPKGKVLIVDSEFNDNAALAARNIDRVYIVDADSINAWDLMRFDKIVASEEGFNRILERANQR